In Bacteroidota bacterium, the genomic window GTAGCCGGCAAACTCCATTACCCTTTCGTGAGGTACCGGGTGGGGTTTTAAGAATGCATTCAAGTCTGCTGCAGCATCTGTTTCCTCAAAGTAATCCATCAATTCAGCATGCGGGCGTTGCCAGAAAAGCGTTTCATTCAGATAGACCTCAAAACCTTCTTCCTGTAATGTGCCTTGTGCTACACTACGCAAGAAATGTTTGAATGAACCCTGGAAAGATTCCTGCCTGCGTTTTTTCCAGCGCCTGGCTTCTTTCTTGTCCCGCGGTTCGATTTCCTCAAAAATGGGCTGCCCCGTAAATCTGAACTGATTGCCACCAGAGCTAAATTCGTTAAGCAGGTACGTGACTCTATACCCCAGGTATTTGTTGGTGATCACAATGGGCTGATCCGCAGAAGCCTCAAAATAGCTGTCGAGTCGTTTAAAGTTGATAACGAAGGGATTTTCAATTTCGCAGCCGCGCCTGTTAGGCGTGTTGCCCAGAAACATGCGTTTGAATCGGGTGAGGTCTCGTTTCCAGCTTTTAGGCTGGCTGTCCGTAACGGTTATTTCGCCTACTTCATATACGTCTTTTTCAAGCAGAAGCGACAGGTCCGTTTC contains:
- a CDS encoding carboxypeptidase-like regulatory domain-containing protein; translated protein: MYIQTVRCRLQSRIPQFAVSLCLLLLFTDCVFTGSAFAQNRGAVSGIIRDAETDESLPGAHVYLANTTIGDITDPNGFFNIQDVQAGAYQIIVTIIGYKAFQQTIEIAANGETDLSLLLEKDVYEVGEITVTDSQPKSWKRDLTRFKRMFLGNTPNRRGCEIENPFVINFKRLDSYFEASADQPIVITNKYLGYRVTYLLNEFSSGGNQFRFTGQPIFEEIEPRDKKEARRWKKRRQESFQGSFKHFLRSVAQGTLQEEGFEVYLNETLFWQRPHAELMDYFEETDAAADLNAFLKPHPVPHERVMEFAGYLHVFFQKEMMHRDFYESVSMNYNPSKEPVRAVIRLTHIDAIFNEIGFLNNAFDIARYGYWNWESGICNWLPFNYGLEPAG